GTCTTCTTCAGTAAACTGTCATGATTGCGCAATGAATCGAACCTACGAACCAAGTCAACCTGTTCTTCTATCGACGGGAGCTTGATGGGGAGGCCTTTGATGATTGCCATATTCAGCCCCGCCATGATTGCCCCTTTTGCATTCTTCTCGAGGTACTCGAGCGATAGCGGATGGTGCAAGAAGTAATGGTATAGGTACTCCGGCAAGCACTTGCTCTGGTCAAGGGTGATACAACAGAGG
Above is a genomic segment from Candidatus Latescibacterota bacterium containing:
- a CDS encoding restriction endonuclease subunit S gives rise to the protein LCCITLDQSKCLPEYLYHYFLHHPLSLEYLEKNAKGAIMAGLNMAIIKGLPIKLPSIEEQVDLVRRFDSLRNHDSLLKKTFDAKQECLTKLKQSILHKAFTGELAADTNAANRTLSEAGL